Part of the Anopheles coluzzii chromosome 3, AcolN3, whole genome shotgun sequence genome is shown below.
GCAAGAATTAGAAACATAGAAACGAGCGCGAGTGCAATTTTTAGTAAGAATTCAACGATGGAACAGCCGATCGAACCCGATGTAGAGGTTACCTTTACAATGCCTAGCTTTAATTTATCCACCGATCCGACGGCCGAAGCGGATGCAAAGCAACCACAACCAACATCGATTCCTGCAACGACAAACGCAACGATTCCAGCAACCGGTGGTGGCAACGCAAATGTCGCAGTACCTGCCACTCCAAAGCGAAGAGGCAGCGCAGTGAAAGAGCACACATCCGATTCTAAATTACAGAAACTAGAAGAGAAGGCCACCAAGGCTCAGGAGGCCTATGAGAAGGAAGAGAAGCTGCGCAAGGAGCTGGAGGCCCTCAACAGCAAGCTGCTGGCTGAGAAGACCGCTCTCTTGGACTCGCTGTCCGGTGAGAAGGGTGCCCTCCAGGAATACCAGGAGAAGGCCGCCAAGCTGACCGCCCAGAAGAACGACCTGGAGAACCAGCTGCGCGTAAGTATCCCGTGTTATGGTGGAAGTGCTTACAACTATAGGGCGATCTTTGCAAAGATCGTCTTTGTGTCGTTCGCCCGCCCGCCAGCGGATGCTGCGTTTGCTCACTATACTTACTATTACTGTGTTGTTTCGTGCGCGGTTCTATCGTTCTACAGGACACCCAGGAGCGCCTGGCCCAGGAAGAGGATGCCCGCAACCAGCTCTTCCAGACCAAGAAGAAGTTGGAGCAGGAAATCGGCAGCCAGAAGAAGGATGCTGAGGACCTGGAACTGCAGATCCAGAAGATTGAGCAGGACAAGGCCTCGAAGGATCACCAGATCCGCAACTTGAATGATGAGATCGCCCACCAGGATGAGCTCATCAACAAGCTGAACAAGGAGAAGAAGATGCAGGGTGAGGTCAACCAGAAGACCGCCGAAGAGCTGCAGGCCGCCGAAGACAAGGTGAACCACCTGAACAAGGTGAAGGCCAAGCTGGAGCAGACTCTGGATGAGCTGGAGGACTCGCTTGAGCGCGAGAAGAAGCTGCGCGGTGACGTCGAGAAGGCTAAGCGCAAGGTTGAGGGTGACCTCAAGCTGACCCAGGAGGCTGTTGCCGATCTGGAGCGCAACAAGAAGGAGCTGGAGCAGACCGTCCTGCGCAAGGATAAGGAGATCTCCGCCCTGTCTGCCAAGCTGGAAGACGAGCAGTCGCTGGTTGgcaagctgcagaagcagatCAAGGAACTGCAGGCTCGCATTGAGGAGCTCGAGGAGGAAGTCGAGGCCGAGCGTCAGGCCCGCGCCAAGGCTGAGAAGCAGCGTGCTGATCTGGCCCGCGAGCTCGAGGAGCTGGGCGAGCGTCTGGAGGAGGCTGGCGGTGCCACCTCGGCCCAGATTGAGCTGAACAAGAAGCGTGAGGCTGAGCTGGCTAAGCTGCGCCGCGATCTGGAGGAAGCCAACATCCAGCATGAGGGCACTCTGGCTAACCTGCGCAAGAAGCACAACGATGCCGTCGCTGAGATGGCCGAGCAGGTCGATCAGCTGAACAAACTGAAGACCAAGTGAGTATCGCGTAATGCCCCATCCTTCATAGGGTCTTGTGGGGCCCTGTTTACCTTTCTTTCGCAGGTCTGGTTGCAAGTGCCCTAACGACGCCACAAAGGGATTGCTGTTTGGTTGGAATGCGCGAAACGGTTGATCTAAACTGCatatttctttctcttttctttctcgCAATCTATATCTGCTCttgccaaacaaacaaaaaatctcttGCTTCTCGTACGCTCGTGGGGTGATATTTGCGGgaaatatgaaaacaaaacgcaataCTAACCAGGGCTGAACATGACCGCGCTAACATGTACAATGAGCTGAACAACACTCGTACTGCCTGCGATCAGCTGTCCCGCGAAAAGGTAACGTATCGGACACAGCCATGGAAAGGCATCTGCTCTTTCATACCACCGACGACCGCGTGCCCATGGGTGTACAACATGAATTACACTACAacaagggaaaacaaaaagccgAAGGAATCGACTAGCTTTCCTTTTCACCTCCTTCCCTATATTACATATCCAACCAAAGCAAAATTCAACCAACGAAGCAATTGAACCGATCCACAAACAGAGTACCAGACACGGACAGCAACACAACGGCAACAGAAGTGGCGATTGTGGCACATAACATAGAATGTGCTAAAGATGATCTTCATCTGCCTAGCAAACGTTGACAATTTCTATCAAAATCGAATATGTTTCATTTACAAACGAATGGTCCAACACAGAAATCATATATTCTCTTTCTGTTCACAATACTTATTCTCCTCAGAGCTGAGAAAGAGCGTACTCAATACTTTGCTGAGTTGAACGATGCCCGCATCGGTTGCGATCAGCTTTCCAATGAAAAGGTATACAGAGGCCATTAGCAATATTCAGCGTTCTTGTGCTCTTTCCGCTGCTGAATACTACTGATCTTACTAAAGAGTTGAATTTCATAGCTCTCTAAAACTTTCTACCAGAATCATTTTTAACCGTTTTGCTTCTTAAAATCTATAAGCAATTTACTACAACCCAATGCGCAGGCTAAAACACTACTGCAAACGATGTCTTTATTGACTTGCCGAATTACGCTGTAAATATATTTCGCCTTCTTTTCGAATGTATCGCCGTAAGCTCTACTCTGAGTAATCTTCTAAATTGAAATATTGGCTGCCTCTTCAACAATTTACTCTACTGCCAAATTCATTCATactaacacacatacacacaaacattcacTTTCTATCATTACTACTGTGTATATGACAAATTCCATTTCTACTTCAGTAAATTTACACACTTATATTTCCTTTAAAATTTCACTAGCCATACCAATTCACATAACCATCTTGTTGATACACTCACTCGGCTATACGCATCCTCTGTACAGAGCCAGATGTTTGACTACTGCGTACAGCGCAGCATGTGCCACTTGCTAACCCGTTTCTTTGATCGTGATGTACACAGGCCGCCCAGGAGAAGATCGccaagcagctgcagcacacTCTGAACGAAGTACAAAGCAAGTTGGACGAAACCAACCGCACTCTGAACGATTTCGATGCCTCCAAGAAGAAGCTGTCGATCGAGAACTCCGATCTGCTGCGCCAGCTGGAGGACGCCGAGTCGCAGGTGTCGCAGCTGAGCAAGATCAAGATCTCGCTCACTCAGCAGCTCGAGGATACCAAGCGTCTTGCCGACGAGGAGGCTCGCGAGCGCGCCACCCTGCTGGGCAAGTTCCGCAACCTGGAGCACGACCTGGACAACCTGCGCGAGCAGGTTGAGGAGGAGGCTGAGGGCAAGGGAGACATCCAGCGCCAGCTCAGCAAGGCCAACGCTGAGGCTCAGCTGTGGCGCAGCAAGTACGAGTCGGAGGGCGTTGCCCGTGCCGAGGAGCTCGAGGAGGCCAAGCGTAAGCTGCAGGCCCGCCTTGCCGAGGCTGAGGAGACCATCGAGTCGCTGAACCAGAAGTGCATTGCACTGGAGAAGACCAAGCAGCGCCTGGCCACCGAGGTCGAGGATCTGCAGCTCGAGGTTGACCGTGCCTCGTCGATTGCCAACGCTGctgagaagaagcagaaggcGTTCGACAAGATCATTGGAGAATGGAAGCTGAAGGTCGACGATCTGGCCGCCGAGCTGGATGCCTCGCAGAAGGAGTGCCGCAACTACTCGACCGAGCTGTTCCGTCTGAAGGGTGCCTACGAGGAGGGCCAGGAGCAGCTTGAAGCCGTCCGCCGTGAGAACAAGAACTTGGCCGATGAGGTCAAGGATCTGCTGGACCAGATCGGTGAGGGTGGCCGCAACATCCACGAGATCGAGAAGTCGCGCAAGCGCCTGGAGGCCGAGAAGGACGAGCTGCAGGCCGCCCTCGAGGAGGCTGAAGCCGCCCTGGAGCAGGAGGAGAACAAGGTTCTGCGTGCTCAGCTTGAACTGTCTCAGGTCCGTCAAGAAATTGACCGCCGCATCCAGGAGAAGGAAGAAGAGTTCGAGAACACTCGCAAGAACCACCAGCGCGCCCTGGACTCGATGCAGGCTTCCCTGGAGGCCGAAGCCAAGGGCAAGGCCGAGGCTCTGCGTATGAAGAAGAAGCTGGAAGCCGACATCAACGAGCTGGAGATTGCTCTGGATCACGCCAACAAGGtaagcaaacgaacgaacagcATCCCCATCCGGTGCCAGCAGCACCATCTGAAACAAAACTAACCCGATAATCCACTCGTTTCATACGCAGGCTAACGCTGAGGCCCAGAAGAACATCAAGcgctaccagcagcagctgaaggaCGTCCAGAGCGCCCTGGAGGAGGAACAGCGCGCCCGCGACGATGCCCGCGAGCAGCTGGGTATCTCGGAGCGCCGTGCCAACGCTCTCCAGAACGAACTGGAGGAGTCGCGCACCCTGTTGGAGCAGGCCGACCGTGGCCGTCGCCAGGCCGAGCAGGAGCTCAGCGATGCTCACGAGCAGCTGAACGAAGTGTCCGCCCAGAACGCTTCGATCGCCGCCGCCAAGAGGAAGCTCGAGTCTGAGCTGCAGACCCTGCACTCCGACCTGGATGAGCTGCTGAACGAGGCCAAGAACTCCGAGGAGAAGGCCAAGAAGGCTATGGTTGATGCCGCTCGTCTGGCTGATGAGCTGCGCGCCGAGCAGGACCATGCCCAGACCCAGGAGAAGCTGCGCAAGGCGCTTGAGCAGCAGATCAAGGAGCTGCAGGTCCGCCTGGATGAGGCCGAATCGAACGCCCTGAAGGGAGGCAAGAAGGCTATCCAGAAGCTGGAGCAGCGCGTCCGCGAGCTCGAGTCGGAGCTGGACAGCGAACAGAGACGACATGCCGATGCCCAGAAGAACCTGCGCAAGTCGGAGCGTCGCATCAAGGAGCTGACCTTCCAGTCGGAGGAAGACCGCAAGAACCACGAGCGCATGCAGGATCTGGTTGACAAGCTGCAGCAGAAGATCAAGACTTACAAGAGGCAGATTGAGGAAGCCGAGGAGATCGCCGCCCTCAACTTGGCCAAGTTCCGTAAGGCCCAGCAGGAGCTGGAGGAAGCCGAGGAGCGTGCCGACATTGCCGAACAAGCTGCCACCAAATTCCGCACCAAGGGAGGACGTGCCGGTTCCGTACAGCGTGGTGCTAGCCCAGCAGTAAGTACCATGTAAACAAGGGCTGGTCCCAGCCCCCTCTCGCCTCAGTCAGCATGCCATCAACCTTTTTCGCAGTGCTTTTCAACCCAATGTTCTATCTGAGTACTTTTGAATCATCCACGCCATTTTTAACCGCTCGTGCTGCACAGGCAGCCGAGCGCGCAACGCGAACCCTTTGCtagaggaaaaaagaaaagaaaggttAGCCATCTGAATTCACTCATTTGCGCGGTTTGGCCAATTTTTATTACTAGTGGGCACCAGAGAGGGGCCATTCAGAATAAAGTCGAGTCGCGAATTTGTTAAGAAacgaaatagaaaataattgaGCGGATTACGGCTTCGTGCAGAGGATCCGACCTAGCTTAGCTTCTCTCTCCTCAGCTGAACCCTTAAGAAGATaaagaaaacagaacaaaaaacagaaacaacagcaacatcagcgTAAAATCCTTTCACACCTCGGTGAAAAACTTTATTCGAGAAGAATAAAATCGAATGATGCGAATGATATAATGATAACTTAGCTGCAATTTTCATCACCCTAGTTCGCTTTCCGTTGTGGGTTTTCTacagttttgtttgctacATAGCTATATCATCTCAACCGCAACGAATCTTTTCTTACTACTTACCCACTCTTTTGTatcttgtttatttattttttttatatctacCTTTGTATTTGCTATCGAATCtaccttttgtttttgttttatatccTACTGTTACCGCGAAGATGCTTCTCTCTTCATCCATTAAACCGAATGCAATCAGAATTACCAAATACAGTTGTACTGGAAGTCTGctaaaacgaaacgaaaccaataattcttcctttctttgtaTCAATCCAGCCGTCGGTGGTCAGAGCGTAAAGCGTGTCCGCTGACTCCCAAGCAGTTGTGTTTGATTGAGAGTATGTGTATGCGAACCGTTTTTACGACCAAAGAAATCCCAAAAGAATCCCGAAGCCTTCCTAGCAACCCCCCTCTCTACTGATACGATTGCGATTATTCCTTCGactcttcgtcttcttctgcCTTCACTTCTAcgtcttattcttcttctcgcCACCGAGCTGCAACTGCACTTCTGCAAAGAGCAAACTTTATGATacgactgtgtgtgtatgtgtgtatccAAAACGAAACTAGAACCCAAAATCCCACCATTGCAAAGTATCCGCCACCTACCATAGCGTTCGGCTTGATCAGGCCAACCAGTAAGTGCTCTTTAGCTCTCCGCAAGCCACCGATAATGGGGTTTTGCATGAGcaagtttattattttctgtttctttttttgtgttacaaTAACATATTTACCAAACATTTCCAATTGTTTCAATTGTTCCCCGTTATTGTACCCTATTTCCGTACCTACTCCAACAATCTGTAAAGGATGTCTTATACTCCTTCTCTCTCTgtattcctttttgtttctgctAATCTACTGATATTTTACCAAAACGACTAAATGTCTCCAACCAATGAAGCACCCATTAACCGAGAGCATTGTGTAGTATTATTAGCCTCATTGTCTCATTAGTGTACTATTTGTAATCGACCCGATTTAATCACATCACACCGAACAGCCCTGTACAACTCGATCATCCGCCAAACGAGCCCCTCTCATCTCACGATCGAACATACGAACGAACCCTTGAACAAGCTGGCGATGCGCAATGGGAGTTCCACCTCATTTTACTACCTACCTTTCTTCAGAAATCAGAATCGTCAATTTCTTTCACTCGATAGCACACATTatgcacagtgtgtaaaccaTTTGAGCATGGTTTCATTTCTCATGCATTTCTGGGAAGCTGTTCCCTTGGAACGACGCACAGCCATCTCATGGCATACTCACATCACATTTCATTcggtgagagtgtgtgtgtgcaatgtgttgtttttaccATTTTCTCTAACTGTCAGCTGTCGTAGAAGTTTCTTATCCCCCCATTAGCTGCCGGTGCAAAAGCCGGCTCCAAGCTACCCTACCCCCGCCACTCACTTCCTTCGCACAGCTTACCAAAAGCAATACTGACTCTGGGGTACGACCCCTGCcgtttctcttctctttttgcAGCCCCAGAGACAGCCGTCTGCCATGCCTGCTCTTGCAGGACTGAACCTTCCCACATTCGACGATCACGGTTTCTAAATTCGTTCAGCACACAACACCAACCCCCAAACAGCAACAGAACAACAGCGCAGTACACCACCTTCAGCAGCACAGGGAGTCACACCATCCAACCCTGTGTGCATCTGTTAACACTTTAGTGTCGTAACCCCGCACCAGCAAAACAAGTGTCCGCTAATCCTTTCTGTGAGTCGAGGTGTGTCCGTTCTAATGATCAGCTCCTTCTCCACGCATATCAACCCGGGGCAGCGGCACAGCGCACAAATTCGCCCTTCCCGTCAGTGACCCGCCGCCGGAAGTCGTTCGAAGCCGTTAACTATCGAAtacaaaacatgaaaaaagaGACACGTAACAACATCAACATAAAATGTACCGCGCCGGTACACAGGGAGCTAAGGAATGGGGCACGAaacatcaccagcagcaacatcgGTGCCGCGTTCGGTAAGCCAGAAAAGTAGGTAGCGGATGGAGAACGGAAAGTACTTTCGGACCACCTGTCATCCACCCGCGTCCGGACAGAggaaggaaaagggaaaagaatcAAATCTTACAGCAGCGTCGCAAATGGAAAGCTaactaaaaaaagaaaaaagagacacacaacacacgagcACGAGCAAAAAATACAAAGTTTAGGACATCTACTATCAATGGAAACACGTACGTTTGATTGGACAAACGGTTTTACGTTAAAGCTAATACGTCAGCCCTTTAAACTAGAACGCTAAAACagatttgttcttttttggcaCTTTCCCCTTCCTTCTTGGCTGTTGCTTTCCGCTTTTCTGCACCTGCACCTACTTTTCACCCCGGCACCCGGACGCATTCCTGACCCCATTGCCGGCGCGCCATCGAAATCGACAACCGAAATTCATCTCCATCACGAATCAGTGCGGTTACGGCCGCGGTTCGGTGAAATGAAGCGCCGGGCTGCACGCCCGTGTTCGAAGTGTGTCGGTCGGAAGACGATCTATTGAAACGAATGCGATCACCCTGAAAATCAACAGCGACCACGTGAGGCCCACATGAAGAAAAGCCAACAGCGACACGTGGAGTTCCCTGAACCCTCCAtatgcaaaagaagaaaacacaaaagcaTAAAGAGCGAAAATCAATCCCACtcggaagaagatgaagaacaaaaacaaaaagaaaacattcacgctaagcaaaagcaacaacaacaacggctttgcacaattgaattgaaaaacaaTCCGTTTTATATATCCGCTGTACTGCGAGTTGGTGACGACGAAGGTGGTGTGGGACATTTGAACCAAAGAGATCGATACTAAGAAGAACCCAAGGAAAACcatgaaaaactaaacaaacggAATACTTAGACATTAATGAACATCAAAACAGAAATGATAATGATTTGCAAATAGTGTTTATACAGAGTTTTTACTTCAAACCTATCCCATATTTGCTTTTGTACACCACCAACCAACGTTCAGTTTTAAATTATCCGTCGAACAAAGTTTCATTTACTATCTCCAGTTCCCTTTTCCCCAATTGCCACAGACACAACAGTCAACTCCACCCTTCGTTCTTCGAGTATGGTTTTGTacgttgtttaattttttgtatcCGTGGCAAACAGTTTTCGctctgaatgttttttttaattatattttttataacaaaagtaatacaaaatgtatttatttttataatttaaaaagatGAGAGAAGGTAATAATAACGAAATAAGATACTTCTATTCGAAAATGAATGCAACTGTGTGATTGGTTTCGGGTTCGGGAGCGATCGGGGAAAatctgggggggggggggggtgggggggtgtTTAACCATGATATCACAAGCACTTATTAGCATTATGTTGTGGAAAGAAACATTATAAAGGCTGCAGTAAATAGACGAAGCTTAATAAAAGCAACAAGGGTTAGAATATGATCGAAGCTGCAACTTTTTCGCCATATTTTTCACGCGCGCGCTCCATCCTTCGTAGGTTGAGTGTACCAAGTGCTGCTTACACGTTGGGAAATCAGCAACATTAAGATTACGATAATGTGAGGCGCGATCACTTACTCGTTTGACGCGCAAGCTTCTACAAAGTTGGGTGACATCGATTCCCAACCAGACCGACGTTCAGTTACAAAGAATGGCTATCCGGTTATGAAATAGTAGTAAGTGTTCCTGTGTAGAGAAGTATAACCACACATATCGTAACGccatagaagaaaaagaatgtCAAGatcaatgttttatttgtgtatAATTATACACATACTTATCTTAGgatattgtttaatttttgaattgtttgtttCTCGTTCTTTAGATAACAGTGATCCGTGTGAACGTTTCTAAAAAGTTGAATGCTTACAGGAGTTTCATCCCTGATTCATCCCGATAACAATGAGCAGTTTAGGCAGGAGAATGATAGATcggagcgagagcgagagcgactCGAGAGCATTAGATAAACGAAAGTGAGCGAAGACGGGCGTTTATTGGAAATGAACGAATAAAGTACcgttatattattattcttattattattcttattcttattattagtattattattatagttattattattattattattattattattattattattattattatgatgatgattattattattattattattattattattattattattattttattattattattattattattttattattattattattattattattattattattattattattattattattattattattattattattattattattattattattataattattattattattattattattattattattattattattattattattcttgttattattattattattattattattattattattattattattattattattattattattattattattattattattattattattattattattattattattattattattattattattattattattattattattattattattattattattattattattattattattattattattattattgttattattattattattattattattattcttgttattattattattattattattattattattattattattattattattattattattattattattattattattattattattattattattattattattattattattattattattattattattattattattattattattattattattattattattattattattattattattattattattattattattattgttattattattattattattattattattattattattattattattattattattattattattattattattattattattattactattattattattattattattattattattattattattattattattattattattattattatcgcAGCTGATGGATCTGAGAAACACAAAGTGCCTGAATGCCAATGATACCTACCCCTCCTATTTTTCGTGGCAGGGTTACTCTCTCGACGGATGCTTTTAGGTGACGCGagagattattattattattatcaatattattactattattaacATTTTACTGAAGTTTTTTGAGCTGAAGATTCAGTAATCCTTGCAGTAAAAGAAATGTTAACTGAATCATTCGGTAATGTTCGGGGCTCTCCAAAATGACTGCTCGTTTACTAAAATTACAATAAAGCCTTTCGcatattactgatttttcagtagtTGGTAGCTATTAAAAAGCGATGGAATATTGCTTTAAAATTAAGTTTTTATTAATGCAAAGATATTGCCAGTCCCTCAGTTCATATTCATCAATGTTTTACGTTATTTGatacagtttttatactgttTTTTGCCATAACATTTGATGATGGCTCAGTAATCGCTCACAGACATCACGAAATTTTAGCAACCACAGTTAATTGTGGCAAAGATGTTAAACACCAACACGACCGCAAATACTTTAAAATTAGTTCTGCAAGTCGAAATATCACCTTATTTTTATCGGGATGACTGTAACCATCTAccaaattaaattttgatcATCATGCGCAAGAGGACACCGCGTTACTTTGTTTTGATGTCGATTTGACATAatgaattgctgcattttcagtaatttgttttgttgatattCAGTGAAACGACCAATTTGACACtgattttactgattttcagttaaattttcattactgaaatgcattcagtaAATTGTGTTACTGCAAATAagtaaaaacatgacattTTTGCTGAAAAccagtaaaatattctattactgTATcgtttcagcaaaaaaaaactttgctgaagcaggatgagaaaatttgccGTGTAAGAATGGGAAtggatttatgaaaaaaattgtGCGTTAAAAGGGATATTTAAAGAGCTTTACAGACAATACTTTcaacataataaaataatgaacatGTTCAATTATACATTTACTAATTTATATTGGTTTCTTTTAATTGATCAAcagtgaaatgtttcattgtAAGTTATCACTTTATTTTACACTCTTCAATGGGATATTCTAGTCACCCGTATTTCCCGTAGCAAATAATAAGCAGCAAAATTAATAAAGTCGTTTTGGGACTAAAAACATTACAGCTATGAATCATTCCGCATATGCATAGTTTACGACCTTTCCTTTGGTGTAACCCAAGTTAATAGTATAATGATGAAGCAATGCGCATTCTTATTCCTCTCTGCATTGTTTGCTGTCTCTTTTAAAAACAACTTTGCTGTTCATTCAAAAGCTGTTTCAATGCACAGTAGTACAGTAACGCTTTACGATCGCTGGGTTCAGCACTATATACTATGCACGCTGATCATGTTTAGTCTTTCCCCTATTAGCCATCATTTCTGGCTGATATTGTTTGGGCTGCACACGAGCTAGTTGTAAATTTTGTGCAATATACTGCGAAAACCACGAACTGAGCCGTTTGCCCGCACCAAACTCTTCACACGTAGCCAGAAACACATCATTCAGCTGTGGCAAGATCGCATGATCGAGTGTCGGAAAGAGATGATGCAAATAGTGATCACCGAAGGTGGTTAACACTTTCAACAACGATCCCTCCACACCTCTTCGCTCTACAATTGTGGCCATCTGGTAAAgtccaaaatccatgtcattactaccgaaaagaaaagaaagagataatAGGTTTAATATGATTCGATAGTGAAATTAACATAGAAATCTGTGTAGGAAAACGTACGGAAATAAATCACCGGAATGCAGTGCTTTCGGATGATGATGGCCAGCGCTCAGTCCAATAAGCCCAAAGAAGAAGCTGGCCATCAACACCACAAACAGCCACAGTTGGAAAATTACACCGATGCGTTCCGGATTGGTAGCGTACATAAAGGCGGGCAGCAGGAAAGGAATTAGATCGTCCAGATGAAACCGGTTCTTCCCTTGGCTGAAGCTATCCATCAACCGCTTGAGGTACTCGCTCAGAAAGATCGAGCCGTATATAAACGGCCCATAGAACCAGGAACCGTACCGCTGGAAGCTGTTCTTAAGATCCGCCCACGGTAGATAGCACAGGAAGGGCTCGAACGACGAAATTTCCATATCGAGCACTGAATTCGGGAACAGGTGGTGAGAAATGGCGTGCGATACACGCCACTCCCTGAAAGAGTTCAAAACAACGAGAGATACAGTAAAAATAACTATATAACACAATTTTACCTGACGCACAACTTACCGATAGCTAAGAAACGCAATGTTAAACGCGTACATGCGCCAGTTATCTCGCTGGTGTAGAAAATTGTGCGCCGCAATTACGGTTGCGTTTACGCAGATGGCACAAACTATTCCAATGGCGAAACTTTCTAGCCTGACGGCTAGGTAGGCGGTCAGCATCACGCACACTATCAGTCCATCCACTATCTGGCGCGAGCGTTCCTTTGGCGCGGGATTCACGCGGCCCAACTGTTCCCTGATACGCTGCTTGAGGGTTCGATAGAATCCATGCTCGTGAAACGTTAGCCTACAGTTGCGTGGTTG
Proteins encoded:
- the LOC120956570 gene encoding myosin heavy chain, muscle isoform X7 produces the protein MPKPPVQVGEDPDPTEFLFVSLEQKRIDQSKPYDSKKACWVPEEKEGYVLGEIKATKGELVTVALPGGETKDFKKDLVSQVNPPKYEKCEDMSNLTYLNDASVLHNLRQRYYAKLIYTYSGLFCVVINPYKRYPLYTNRCAKMYRGKRRNEVPPHLFAVSDGAYVNMLTNHENQSMLITGESGAGKTENTKKVIAYFATIGASGKKDENAEKKGSLEDQVVQTNPVLEAFGNAKTVRNDNSSRFGKFIRIHFTGSGKLAGADIETYLLEKARVISQQTLERSYHIFYQIMSGSVKGLKEMCFLSNDIYDYNSVSQGKITIPNVDDGEECLLTDEAFNVLGFTQEEKDNIYRITSAVMHMGRMQFKQKGREEQAEADGTEDGDRVAKLLGVGTDDLYKNLLKPRIKVGNEFVTKGQNKDQVTNSVGALCKGIFDRLFKWLVKKCNETLDTKQKRAQFIGVLDIAGFEIFDFNGFEQLCINFTNEKLQQFFNHHMFVLEQEEYKREGINWAFIDFGMDLLACIDLIEKPMGILSILEEESMFPKATDQTFAEKLMTNHLGKSAPFMKPRPPKPGIPAGHFAIGHYAGVVSYNITGWLEKNKDPLNDTVVDQFKKGSNALMVEIFADHPGQSADPAAAKGGRGKKGAGFATVSSSYKEQLNNLMTTLKSTQPHFVRCIIPNEMKTAGVVDAHLVMHQLTCNGVLEGIRICRKGFPNRMMYPDFKLRYLILAPAAMQAETEGKKAAEKCFEAIGLDPDSYRIGHTKVFFRAGVLGQMEEFRDERLSKIMSWMQAWCRGYLSRKEFKKMQEQRVSLEIVQRNLRKYLKLRTWAWWKLWQKVKPLLNVSRVEDQIAKLEEKATKAQEAYEKEEKLRKELEALNSKLLAEKTALLDSLSGEKGALQEYQEKAAKLTAQKNDLENQLRDTQERLAQEEDARNQLFQTKKKLEQEIGSQKKDAEDLELQIQKIEQDKASKDHQIRNLNDEIAHQDELINKLNKEKKMQGEVNQKTAEELQAAEDKVNHLNKVKAKLEQTLDELEDSLEREKKLRGDVEKAKRKVEGDLKLTQEAVADLERNKKELEQTVLRKDKEISALSAKLEDEQSLVGKLQKQIKELQARIEELEEEVEAERQARAKAEKQRADLARELEELGERLEEAGGATSAQIELNKKREAELAKLRRDLEEANIQHEGTLANLRKKHNDAVAEMAEQVDQLNKLKTKAEHDRANMYNELNNTRTACDQLSREKAAQEKIAKQLQHTLNEVQSKLDETNRTLNDFDASKKKLSIENSDLLRQLEDAESQVSQLSKIKISLTQQLEDTKRLADEEARERATLLGKFRNLEHDLDNLREQVEEEAEGKGDIQRQLSKANAEAQLWRSKYESEGVARAEELEEAKRKLQARLAEAEETIESLNQKCIALEKTKQRLATEVEDLQLEVDRASSIANAAEKKQKAFDKIIGEWKLKVDDLAAELDASQKECRNYSTELFRLKGAYEEGQEQLEAVRRENKNLADEVKDLLDQIGEGGRNIHEIEKSRKRLEAEKDELQAALEEAEAALEQEENKVLRAQLELSQVRQEIDRRIQEKEEEFENTRKNHQRALDSMQASLEAEAKGKAEALRMKKKLEADINELEIALDHANKANAEAQKNIKRYQQQLKDVQSALEEEQRARDDAREQLGISERRANALQNELEESRTLLEQADRGRRQAEQELSDAHEQLNEVSAQNASIAAAKRKLESELQTLHSDLDELLNEAKNSEEKAKKAMVDAARLADELRAEQDHAQTQEKLRKALEQQIKELQVRLDEAESNALKGGKKAIQKLEQRVRELESELDSEQRRHADAQKNLRKSERRIKELTFQSEEDRKNHERMQDLVDKLQQKIKTYKRQIEEAEEIAALNLAKFRKAQQELEEAEERADIAEQAATKFRTKGGRAGSVQRGASPAPQRQPSAMPALAGLNLPTFDDHGF